A window of the Loxodonta africana isolate mLoxAfr1 chromosome 3, mLoxAfr1.hap2, whole genome shotgun sequence genome harbors these coding sequences:
- the VCAM1 gene encoding vascular cell adhesion protein 1: MPQKMVMILRTSNLLWLVFAASQAFKVEISPEAKIFAQIGDSVSLTCSTTGCDFPIFSWRSQIDSPLNGKVKSEGNKSTLTMDPVSFDNECSYLCTAICGDEKLEKENQVEIYSLPKDPEIYWSGTLEVGKTATIICLIPDVYPSDRLEVELLKDDSLLKNQEFLEGMGLKSLENMSLEVTFTPVIEDIGKTFVCRAKLNIGQTDEADPVTRERQTTKELQVYISPKNTVILVSHSTTLQEGDSVTMVCSSEGLPAPKIFWSKKLDNGNLQPLSENATLTLIAMRVEDSGTYVCEGINLIGRDRKEVELVVQGQLFTVELSPDSPVAAQIGDSVVLTCSVTGCESPSFSWRTQIDSPLSGKVRSEGTKSTLTLSPVSLENEHFYLCAVTCGHEMLEKEIQVKLYSFPSDPEIEMSDRLVNGNPVTVSCKVPDVYPFDRLEIELLKGESIMMMKKDFVQDMDRQSPETKSLEMTFIPTTEDTGKVLVCRAKLNIDKMEFEPKQRQSTQTLYVNVVPKDMQLTAFPSESIKEGDTVTISCTCGNVSETWIILKKKVETGDKMLNSIDGTYTIREAQLEDAGVYVCESKSEAGSQLRSLILDVKGREKNQGYFSSELLVMYFACSLVIPAIGMTAYFARRANMKGSYDLV; encoded by the exons ATGCCTCAGAAGATGGTCATGATCTTGAGAACTTCAAATCTACTGTGGCTGGTGTTTGCAGCTT CTCAAGCTTTTAAAGTCGAGATCTCCCCTGAGGCCAAAATTTTTGCTCAGATTGGTGACTCGGTCTCACTGACTTGCAGCACCACAGGCTGTGACTTCCCAATTTTCTCCTGGAGAAGCCAGATAGACAGTCCGCTGAATGGGAAGGTGAAGAGTGAGGGGAACAAGTCCACGCTGACCATGGATCCTGTTAGTTTTGACAACGAATGTTCTTACCTGTGCACAGCGATTTGCGGAGAtgagaagctagaaaaagaaaaccaggTGGAAATCTACT CACTCCCTAAAGACCCAGAGATCTATTGGAGTGGCACACTGGAGGTTGGAAAGACGGCCACCATCATTTGTTTGATCCCTGATGTTTACCCATCTGATAGGCTGGAGGTGGAGTTACTGAAGGATGACAGTCTCCTGAAGAATCAGGAGTTTCTGGAGGGCATGGGCTTGAAGTCCCTGGAAAACATGAGTTTAGAAGTAACCTTTACTCCTGTCATCGAGGATATTGGAAAAACCTTTGTTTGTCGAGCTAAATTAAACATTGGTCAAACTGATGAAGCTGATCCTGTGACCAGAGAAAGACAGACCACAAAAGAACTGCAAGTCTACA TATCACCCAAGAATACAGTTATCCTTGTGAGCCATTCCACAACTCTGCAGGAAGGTGACTCTGTGACCATGGTGTGTTCCAGTGAGGGCCTGCCAGCTCCAAAGATTTTCTGGAGCAAGAAATTAGATAATGGGAAtctacagcccctttctgagaATGCAACTCTCACCTTAATTGCCATGAGGGTAGAAGATTCTGGAACTTATGTATGTGAAGGAATTAATCTGATTGGGAGAGACAGAAAAGAAGTGGAATTAGTTGTTCAAG GGCAACTGTTTACAGTTGAGCTCTCCCCGGACTCCCCAGTTGCTGCTCAGATTGGGGACTCTGTTGTGTTGACGTGCAGTGTCACAGGATGTGAGTCCCCGTCTTTTTCTTGGAGAACCCAGATAGACAGCCCACTCAGTGGGAAAGTGAGAAGTGAGGGGACCAAGTCCACGCTAACCCTGAGTCCTGTTAGCTTGGAGAATGAACACTTTTACCTGTGTGCAGTGACCTGTGGGCATGAGATGCTGGAAAAAGAAATCCAGGTGAAACTCTACT CGTTCCCTAGTGATCCAGAAATTGAGATGAGTGATCGTCTAGTGAATGGAAACCCTGTCACCGTAAGCTGCAAGGTTCCTGATGTGTACCCTTTTGACCGATTGGAGATTGAACTACTTAAGGGGGAAAGTATTATGATGATGAAGAAAGACTTTGTCCAGGACATGGATAGGCAATCCCCAGAAACCAAGAGTTTGGAAATGACCTTCATCCCTACCACCGAAGACACTGGAAAAGTTCTTGTTTGTCGGGCTAAGTTAAATATTGATAAAATGGAGTTTGAACCCAAACAAAGGCAGAGTACACAGACACTTTATGTTAACG TTGTGCCAAAAGACATGCAACTCACAGCTTTTCCTTCTGAGAGCATCAAGGAAGGAGACACCGTCACTATTTCCTGTACATGTGGAAATGTTTCAGAAACTTGGATAATCCTGAAGAAGAAAGTAGAGACGGGAGACAAGATGCTAAACTCTATAGATGGCACATATACCATACGTGAAGCCCAGTTAGAGGATGCAGGAGTGTATGTATGTGAATCTAAAAGTGAGGCTGGCTCCCAATTAAGAAGCTTAATACTTGATGTTAAAG gaagagagaagaatCAGGGCTATTTTTCTTCTGAACTTCTCGTGATGTATTTTGCATGCTCCTTAGTAATACCTGCCATTGGAATGACTGCCTACTTCGCGAGAAGAGCCAACATGAAAGGCTCATACGATCTTGTATAA